Part of the Octopus sinensis linkage group LG10, ASM634580v1, whole genome shotgun sequence genome is shown below.
CTACGTCAGCAAAGGATTCTGAATTGATAGCGTTTTCATCAAGCAGTGAATATGGAAATGGATCAGCAGGCAAAGATGAAGATTTTCCAGTTCCATTTTCCATGGAACAAAAAGACATCAGCAAAAACCTAAGTTCAAAAACACCAATAAAACGAACGAAATTCCCAGAATTCTGCCCGTGACTGCACCTGTGTGTCAGACCATACTGCTGCTCTTCTTACAAGTTTGGTCAACAGCCACTTAATGGTAAATACATCTGGTGAATGTTCTTTTGTTATGGACAGATCAAAAGTATGGTGGGAATGATCCAGCAAACGTAAATCCTTGCAACAGGAAGGTAGGCCACATAAACCATTGTCTGACATAAACCATTGTATTTTGATGGAAAGAGGGACACTACCCTCATAAGTGAACAAATGGAAAAAACATTTTGTAAGAAAACAATTCAAGAACACATTTCATTGATAAAAGAACCTGAGTCCTGCTATCTTGGGTACTTTGTTGTTAAAATGGGTTCTGCAAAAGTCATTTCCAATGGTTTGTTGATTTATTTGGAAACCAATGAAATAGTAACCAATCATATGATAGTTGTAGGTTACAATGGTACTGCAGTCAGTACAGGACTAAAAGGAGGCACCATTAGATTTTTGGAGGATAAATTGAAGAAGCCATTGCATTAGTTTGTGTGTCAGCACCACGCAAATGAGATTCCCTTATGCCATCTTATTAAAGATCTCAACGGAAAATCTACTGGGCCAATTGGTAagagactggagcaatgtaaaacaCTAAGTGTTGTGGAATTTAATCAGATTCCTACAGACTTAGCATCAGTGGACAGAAACAATCTCAGCACTGATCAAAAATAGTTTCTTTGATATCCACCAGTCTATTTCTGAAGGGAAATAATCATCTCAAATGGCATTAAGGAATCCCAGTAAAATGGCACATTCTCGATGACTTACAACTGTAGATTGTATACTACAGTTGTATGTTGCCATTGAGAATCCTTCTAACACAATGAAATTAATTGTTTACATAATGAAAGTTTGTGCCAATGTGGTTCACAAGCGCAACTCTTCCTTGGAAAATGGGGCTCTGATACAATGGGATACTTTCTTTGCGCACCCAGAAAATATTTTGCTGGCCATGATAAACGATGAACAGGGCCACATTCGTGAACTAGCTTATAAAGCAGGCTCAAGCACAGTTTAAAAGGAAATCTGTGCAACCTTTCAAAATTCCTACCCTAAACTTTACTGGCCCAAACTACATGGACATAATTTTAACTGGCAGGACACTATTGTTACTGAACAGGCATTTTCCGATGAAGAAAGCGATACTACCATTCAACAGCAGCATTTGACGCAACTGGAAAAATTACCGTGCCACACCCAAGCTGTGGAGAGATGTGTAAAACTCCTGACAGTAGCATCATCTAATGTTTATGATGAGAACAGTTGAAAAGGTTTCATTAGGAGTCGAATCGaatcaagagaaaaaaattccgGTGTTCGAGACAAAAAAGGACTTCAAAATGagagttaaccctttagtgttcagaatactctgttaaatgtaatactttttcactcaaattgttttgaattaatcatgcattatcttatagctttgaggtttcaatgatgtgattgtttattttcagaatggcattgtaggttaggagtgagaggctagatatcgccagtttgaatataaaacatgtagaatatattgggccggatttgaccggtttaaacactaaagggttaatacagcAATAAACAATTAGAGTTGTTTAGTTTTAGCTATTTTGAACAGAACAAACAGCATTATGTCATTTTAGGAATTTCCAAAAGAACATATCTTTGACTGTTCCATTCTTTTATTTGAGAGTGTGATGCTAATTCTCGTCTTCGAAAAAAATTAATTGGCTTTATTACTGGAACAAAAAGGAATGCACTACAACAATTTGTATTATATAGTTACatggaattcatcatcatcatcatcatttaacgtccactttccatgctagcatgggttggacgatttgactgaggactggcaaaccagatgtctgcaccaggctccaatctgatctggcagagtttctacagctggatgcccttcctaatgccaatttcGAATAAATtggaaatgttaattatttttatcaccGTATGGGTCAAGAATCAAAATTGATTTACACGTAATttcattttaatgtgtgtgtagtCTTGACCTCGTGTAACACATATATTTGGTGAcctagtattaaaaataataaagaaaacgaagtttatttatttcacataattttGAAATTACAAGTGCATTGtggagcatcatcatcgtcgtttagcgtccgttttccatgctagcatgggttggacggttcaactggggtctgtgaagccagaaggcttcatcaggcccagtcagatctggcagtgtttctacggctagatgcccttcctaacgccaaccactccgtgagtgtagtgggtgctttttacgtgccacctgcacaggtgccagacagagctggcaaacggccatgaacggatggtgctttttatgtgccaccggcacaggggccaggcgaggctggcaacggacacgaacgaaTGGAGCCTGAAGACATAAACTTTAGAGCTTGAGATTTTAACACTCATGTTTTTAAAGGATTTCGCAAAAGAAAATCGATTCATAACAATGATTTtcgtaatattttaatattttattcaatgttattTGGCACCATACAAGCATTTTCTATGTTTCAGTACAAAAAGCAGTTTTGGAGTATCTTAATCAACAAAATCGTCCTTATAGTGCAATTGATGTATTCAACAACCTTCATAAAGAATATGGCAAAACAGTAAGTTCTTTCTTAAAACTGTAAAACAAAATGTTTACTTGTttcttgtctttggtcagtaaaggttatttcctatttgcttctctcTAGAAATCAAGAGAAATAACaactattcccttcaaattttGGGACCTGGACATTGTTTTCAAACTGACATATTTTCCATTACACTACAGACAGATTCAGTGttaagttgctgaagcagaaacatcattataacaaatattctgctcaaaacacagatttacttgtcaattacttgaccataaccacttgagcttgtcccttagtggttgataatatgtgtatctctgatcatgagcaagaaTAGTggaggagcattatagccatgtgttgagagcgattctttggggtttgaataaatgtatgaAAGCCATTTTTCATACCTTCTAGGGGTAAGCAgacaggaaataacagttgctacccaaagacaaaaatcatgttacactgtgtattttttttcattatctaaACATTCTCAGATATtgcctatttttttttgttatttatctgTTAGGTATAGATCAGTCATCCTCACCTAGGGTACATATGACCTaataagatgtttttttttaaacatcgaacggCTATGGAAGTCTTGTAAGGTAAAAGAGGAATCAAAGGGATAATATTTTGAGAGATTTGGAGTATTTGATATTAAGAATTTTAAAACACCTGCAAACAGGAAAATTACAAATTGCTAACAAGTTTATAGTCAGATTGTTTGCCAGCATaaaacatggcagtcctggtttaggatgaatgttgctgtaatttagccccaggagatgtcatctccagctggttatatgacatgatctgtgtccttatattttcgaacaagggaatctagcaccccaactcagctcaaaacaatatctgtgtattgcgatttccaggttatttcccttcatcagcacagaataattgttcggctagaagTAGTGCTGCCAAATTCtcgttcgaaatatatagttttcaaagtgacaactagtcactgatctataaattagaaaattactatttatagatcagtgactagttgtcactttgaaaactatatatttcgaatgagaatttggcagcgccacctctagccaaacaattattctgtgctgatgaagggaaataacctggaaatcgcaatacacagatattgttttgaactgagtgggggtgctagattcccttgttcgaaaatataaggacacagatcgtgtcatatagccagccaGAGAtgatatctcctggggctaaattaccacaacatttgtcctaaattaggactgccatgttatgttggcaaacaatctttactccaaagtactgttgctgaatatttcTCATTGTTAGAaaattacaaatagtaattttctaagtttatggtcagtaaaattataaacaataatatgcccTCTGCTACAAATCTTAGTTTTTCTACATTTAGTGGAATTGTCAACTGTATAGTAACTGGACACATAAAAATTACAAAGTCTGATCATGACTGAACAACAAAATTTCTTAAATTAcagcctaccatcttaaaaaaaggatGGACTCATTGGAcagtgtaatcctagatacacaaaaagatggtcagtcatgactgcaAAGCTTTTTGATCGCAAGTCTGCTCATTCAGAGCTAATCTGGAGCTAAAACAAATTTCAACTGATCTGTCCCAAGCTTAGAGGCCTATCAAACTTATTCCAGTTTTAGAGCTTATTCTAGTTTTTGTGGGATTTAAGTGACTGGAGTACTAGTCCCCACCTTCCATTGCtaaatgggatgccagtccatcactgAGTTAACTCACAAATACCACTGGTTCTTATTTTCAGgcaagtagactggagcaatgtgaaatgaaatacctTACTCAAGGACTATGTGCCACCtgctcaggaattgaacttacaagCTAAGTATCATGAACCCAGCTCTTAAACCATTTGGCCTCTAGAATCATCAGAATTATAAATTCTAACAGATTAGGACCTGGATATTATTTTATGTGCTAAGTCactttatacttttatttactCATGcctctaactttttttttttttttggtagggtGCTGGGGTGTCTTGCCTTCCATTTTATTCTTTCTCACCTTAAAAGTTTTTTGTCTCCACCTTTTTCATGTTTTCTTAGGCTGTTACAAAATCCCTTGATGAATTGGCTGAATCtggcaaaattaaaaagaaaacctatggcaaacagtgtgtgtatgttgccAACCAGGTAGTTTTTAACTTAACATTTATATTACTGCTATTTATATGGAGCATTTCTGTTATTACtcctgttttatattttaatctaattacattattttataaCATGAACTTCACTCCTTATGCTGTCATTACGTTCGTGTTTTTGAAAGACAAATGCAATGGCAAATGTAATAAATTTATTCACCATTTCATACACTGACACCAGAGCTTAAATGTCACTGTGTCTATCTAATCCAACCAAAGTCACAGTGACTGCTTAACTATGTGgatataaaaaacaataaacgtcacccttttcaagcctagccaggctcatgggcccggtttctgtggcacatgtgttccccccagctagacaggatgccagtccattgcagcattactcaagaaccaggaagagagagagtgagagaaagttgtggtgaaagtgtacaacaggggtcgccaccacccccagctggagccttgtggagcttttaggtgttttcactcaataaacacacacaatgcctggtctgggaatcgaaaccgcgatcctccgacctcaagtccactgccctaaccactgggccattgcgcctccacaactatGTGGATATATTAACCTATACTTTGAGTTATACATTATCATTTCTTAACTATGTGAGAGTGGTGCATTAGCCTGTACTTACCACAACACTACAGTGGTAAATGTCATTGTCTGTGTTCATTGCAAGGTTACAATGACTCGTTAATTAGATGAATCTATTATCTGGTTCTTTCTCATGCACCAGAGTTAAAAACATCACTATGTACCTTATGCTTGAGATATTTGTCTCTACTTTCCATCATAGCACATCAACATGCTTTTACTTCCAGTCCATTTTATGTTAGGGCAGACTTTCACTGCTCTGTCAATTCTTCTAGCTATCTTTATTTACAAACAGTTACATGTTGTTTCGCTCCTTGTTATCCCCCACCACtaatcaagcaaatctgtgatcaaagatgttccaactgtgaccatcctgtgtgtttcctctctctctctctctatatatatatatatatgtgtgtgtgtgtgtgaccatgaccgaccaggttatcagatgttgctacacatcgctggtcacaatgcgttttgcattgttttagccttcaaatgacgccaccccgctggcgaagctagcaggccaatatatatataatatatatcatacgcacacatacatacatatatatatatatgaatcaaactgttttgatccatacattaACTCCCAATTAATGTGTTGAGTGCTctcctttcatttgtccactcacctatatatatatatatatatatatgtatagagagagagaggtagttgGCTGATTGGTTAGTTGGTTGTAGCGATACTGactatgaatataaataataaggCTGGTGGAAAATACCTCAAGGGACCACTCTGCATACCAAATACTTATTTGGTAGACTCTCACAATTTTTATACAGCGAGTTGGAAAACTGAAATCTGAAGAAATTGGTAAATAggcaaaggaaacagaaaagaaaaaaaaaaaaaaaacagaagcaagCCAAGGGAGATAATTATTAAACTCGGCTGATACAAATTTTTagataatattgatttaaaattttagcacaaggccagcaagttctcaGGGGTGgtaaaaggatgaatggcaaagtcaacccaagcagcatttgaactcaatgtaaagttagaagaaatgtcacttagcacagtaatgattctgccagctcacgttTTAAATTTTGGGGTAATATCGACAATGTGGATTTCAGTGTATCTGATCTTTGAAACTGACTGGTGAAAGTAAAACCAAACGAATGAGAGTGtctctaaaaatagcaaccaaacgaATGAGTGtctctaaaaatagcaaccaaatatcctcAGAACAGAGTAAGAAcgtacacattggataatgtagtgctGGATACATTGTCTGAAAGTAAGATTGGATGGTAATGAATGTAACTGTTTGACTGTGCTAACATGAGATTCAACAATAACATAGCAACCTAACAAAGTTAAATGCCTTACCTTTCCCAAGGACAACAGctgtggcaagatttgaactgatGACTACGTTGTCAGTATCTCATCATCTTAATATTTCATATACTAAACAGCATTATTAATTAGTAACAGGGTAGTGGATACCTAGGCTCATTAGAACATCAGATAAACTGCCTTGTTGTATTTGTTCTGGTgctttatgttttgtgttcatttcctaccgaggtcgactttgactttcatcctttcatggtcaacaaaataaagtacctgtctagtattggggttgatggtaACAACTAATACTcctttgctggctttgtgccaaaattgaaaccattattaagaattgaaaaaaagaaagcgCTAATGAAGCAAATTTTCGAAGTGATTGCTCtacatgttagaaatagtagtaaAATTCCTTTCAAATTCCAGTTTGCCAGCTTAAAAGGATAAGGATGTATTGAATAATGTCTGAAATtacactacatctgatggtcatggctggaatgctatTGCTTATAGGTATGTTAGATTCAGACTGATCTGGAACAAAACCACAACAGAAGCAGAGTAGAAAATACTGAATACCTTACTGTTATTTTTACAGGATAATTTTTCAAGTCTAAGTGATGCTGAAATGAAAACTCTGGAAACGGATGTTCAGAAGCTTACTTCCAAGTTACAGAACTTACAAAATGAAGTCAGTTTATTAGAAAAGGGTGAgtaaagtaaaagaacaaaagaaggcAGAGAATCATATTAGAAtgttgttatataataataataataataataataataataaacttattgTATAGAGTGCCCAAGTACATTTGTTCTGGTgctttatgttttgtgttcatctcctaccgaggtcgactttgcttttcatcctttcatggtcgacaaaataaagtacctgtctaGTACTGTGGTTGATAGTAACAACTAATACTCTTTGaagttgctggttttgtgcccCTCTTCAGAAAAAATAGCCAAAAGTGCATGAAGAGTTCATACAATAATTCACAGGAAATGGACAatgagttattaaaaaaaaaaaaaatggtggtggtgggaggagcaTCAGGTGTACTGCTGGCGAATTTCTGGAAGCATTGAAGTTTTAAAGGATGTAGCttcctgacagctaacaactgatgcaagtagtttaatccatgcttcagcaattctgagtgtgaaaaaaattaTCCCAAAAGTCATGGGTGTtctttgattttgtaagcatgtccataAGTGTTAGATTTATGAAATTCAAAAAGGTGCTCATGGTTGTTGTTTGAAAGATTGTGAGTGTCTCCCAACTCAGTTGCAAAATGTCAGAGCTTTGATGTGTCCATACCCAGGAAGCAAAATGTTCAGAGTATGGAAGATGCCTGACAGTGGGTATTCATCTGGTTGCACGTTTCTGAACAGTTTTTCATGAGATTAATATGCTGAGCAAGGTAGGGGTTACTGTTGATGTGGTAACAGGCTGCACCACTTCTGTGATTTTGTCCTTGTTCAGCTGTGTTTGTGCAGACCTTAGGCCAGAAGTGTTACAGCCATGGTGACACAACTTTTATTTAAGTGTAATGTATCTGGGATAACAAAATCCAGTGTCTTCTTTTAAGACACTAAGGTGTTATTtttgggaaatttggctgctatttccagcagattgaGCAACCATATGAAAGCTTCCTTCTTCACTCTTCAACTGTGTTTTTATTTAGACCCTGATCATCATTTTCAATCAAGCAAACCTAAGATCAAAGGTATTCTAGCCATAATAAATTACTATGTCATGGACTACATTGTGTAGTGTGTCCTTCCTTTTCATAACACAGAAGggtgtaatttgaaagagatttggctgctatttcatgcaGATTGAGCAATTACATAGAGGCTCTTTTGCTGACTATTCcactgttgttattgtcatttaaccccaggtcatccctggtcaagcagacttatgatcaacaGTATTCCAACTGTTACAACTTGAACTTACGACTATATATTATGTGTCATTCAGTGTATGATGGTTAATTCTGATGAATTCTTTTCCTATCTATAAAACCTGCTGTAAATTATTTTGCAACAATGAATGttttttaaccttttcattaccaaacccagctgaaaccggctgtAGCTCTgtcgtacaaatgtcttgttttcataagttttgaattaatatcttccaccaaatcttagtcacaatttatgttcctaacactagctgaatgataactaagttattttaccgaattctttgttatatctaaagtaactgaaagaaacacagagcgtctcaaaataaatacagtaacaaaagggttaatccagTCTTATCTACAGCATGCATTCGGTGTTCTGTTTACATTAGGCTATGTCCTGAATTACATATTACTAGAATAGGACTGGTACTTATTGCCAACCATAATGAATTACTGTATCAAgggactacatcatcatcatttaacgtccgctttccatgctagcatgggttggatggttcaactggggtctgggaaaccagaaggctgcaccaggcccagtctgatctggcagtgtttctacagctggatgcccttcctaatgccaaccaatctaATATTATGTCCTTCCTTTACATAACACAGTTGGgcataatttgagagagatttggttactattttgaGCATCTTAAACAACTAAATGAAATCTAAAGATTAGGATGATTGTATCTTAATGCCAGTGGTAATTTATGAAACTGTTGTTTATTATAAgcgtaaacatttttatttttaatttgcagaACAGAAACAACTTAGCTGTTCGTTGTCCACTGAAGAAGCTCAGAAACAACTTGAGACTTACACCAAAGATGTAAGTAATACTTATTACTTTTAAAGTACTACTTGTGCCATGtttaaaaaaagcacccatgccacgtAAGGGACAATtgtactggtgtcatgtaaaaagcatccatgccggtcccacgtataaagcacccatgttggtgccacatataaagcgcCCGTGCTAGTACCTTGTATACTAGTACtgttaccacataaaaagcatccagtacactatgaaatggttggcattaggaaggacatcc
Proteins encoded:
- the LOC115216797 gene encoding homologous-pairing protein 2 homolog, yielding MSKNKDVQKAVLEYLNQQNRPYSAIDVFNNLHKEYGKTAVTKSLDELAESGKIKKKTYGKQCVYVANQDNFSSLSDAEMKTLETDVQKLTSKLQNLQNEVSLLEKEQKQLSCSLSTEEAQKQLETYTKDNGKLSEKLVKLKAGNAIVITKEEKDKIYQERQKCVKEWKKRKRMANDILNAILEGYPKTKKHLYEEIGVETDEDCGVTIPNV